A section of the Lineus longissimus chromosome 1, tnLinLong1.2, whole genome shotgun sequence genome encodes:
- the LOC135493155 gene encoding uncharacterized protein LOC135493155 isoform X1, producing the protein MDDNAKNHPQRKHGAAKSSRSSRSSISTIKLPPITTPPRRQTSPTVNPWFFNDPAALRLGRGKRSRPRCGIGILVQSSYSQRRMLAPLPAVIKRNKQAPPPKQKTELSGQIDALLLNESRPMTELSESMKNGAEGMKELECDSNLEPENLKPSDTNSQAFKDFVAAFDAIPVDTKNVSLSDISGISDISSLWDDDGEDDEDLDSDDMDDDEDDDLDDDLDDDEDDDDDDFDMDIDIEDMSKNVLPSVLPSVEDRLAPMPAQLTLAAKVKRLFQGDVELDYPASAKIVRIFTSSTFTDTHHERNYLMKKTYPELKKFCHGLGYEFQVVDMRWGIREYSNDEHTATELCLQELKLCKDLSTGPFFVTFLSHKYGYCPLPRVIDGEEFELLLIAVVEDSDHDLISKWYQKDYNVVPAAYILQPISTYYPDVLDKRSIDVQKAAKRRWWADEERISEILARAAAQKLPDTKDIQKYLISVTENEIRDGILEAADIGDHCLWFYRDIEDIYNQPKNYAFGRYTDVKTNEAQTAKVIYSLENLKSKLCFIMPKNNIKEYILKWDEAEGINPTSVPEHAKYLEELAQDFENQMKSLIERGIEKKQKIAIHDSLYEEVLQHTAFCQEKISKFHGREDTIQEILNYFETSGKSKPFVVHGKSGCGKTSIMAAAAQKIKLKPRTLVLLRFIGTTQESSGIRQLLVSVMNQMFKVQSKQPPDFPADMKGLITKFTVAIHSMAIWLKIWNCQAVILLDSLDQLNPDDGALQLAWLPVKLPERVKIVVSTLPDKEYECLPRLQALIPSTNFLEVPTLSDTDVNGILQLWFNKTHRTLTSEQQDILANAFHKCPLPLFLKLSFDESCRWSSYYTPDRTVLEHTIREAIISLFNQLEKKYGTLLVSKALRYMTLAGRNNGLTETELEDLLSCDDDILNDVYQYWTPPIRRLPPLLLVRLLNDIRQYLVTRGADGFRVVYWYHRQFIEAAQEQYCTVSEEDTKAAHFAIAEYFLGTWSGVPKPYIDKKGIPHEDDRILPEQPIKFTEDLYNYRKLMLLPTHLAYSGNLNLLKTEVLCNYTWLYAKLKAKSLRHVLDDYQLAAGLYSSDTDIPTIMSMLQLSQVVIQIDVTTLAGQAVGRIKEADSPHMKEFLSQCCQPSDPGFIPEEPFLFSVGGELAHTIRLHKEDIYSLAITKDGKYAISTGDEAIKVTAISDGTVKKSYTAMVKPTNRSFYDQVRICGKDGELFSVLLSLGYNSRCQLFILKVETGEVVHQLSVFTASVTTHVFDDGCKLAALIGNSLFIFDVYTGEKVKITDTLLEKGQKYGNEDLIGGNKKYLVFSCLGTRYVRIFDIEKNEIIKNVEIYARDMKIPEDDEEEDKGKADVSNESDVNDEADVNDEVGINNEAGVSDEEGVNNVAGVNDEADDKKKVKNHDTDEDDDENEDDDDDYDNVTIDGLAVTPDEEYVVLANCSLNDLEYFSLPEMEKVKTYQGHRKDYSEKFQILPDGKHLVLPGMEHSNVIAWDLVAGTRHTILAHEHAVQFIAAVDMKTFVTTSTDNLLRIWHREDTALPVAGGKDGPDKETVAWRFLTLNPKNPRYLLGSYTIKDAEGKTKDIQLFVLDLMSREIVRSAAIPSNKYSRFYINEDKISQSQFINDHQFIMCIARKLVIVNLDTLEVVRILDGSIPKINHCVGIINDATECICLSRGSKNLKISNLATGKTVAILRNELDNKKEPGDAQKEIKLTKSGKVKKKKIVRYDSVLTNPNGTYAVAATDGMKTQLHVFDVVNRKFLHRIDLNPYAKDVDIYLEGSRIWSQDGNLMVVQGSGVIRKKHQQIKPRLESSVMVFYVWDIAKGDMSSILYDWEHGLLHEQKKRENSPEANSLYVAANDVAYVSCDDFIVRAHDIHSGDLLYRLEGHGSHGAEVISLSLDHRRLVTYNSSSEELACFVWDLVTHKRLTMFRFDAEISSVAAVGQCSSLIIAGKSKLDMKYINLHGEGCHSYEEDLKDLPEMFSGKVLNVTLDPLTEAEILQAHEVHEGDLDSDVDSVSGDESEEGTDIEDSDEEEEVDEYGDDDEDDDANDKGEEKVALPPGPKIPANLTKEEVSGYQNQLMEMEKQIEETMKLLEEAVQKKEKEEREKRLKAVGEAGVLPKDGAVGMLTDGSVKDEASGSSDNYELPNDEIVKETVDAESNGLAKGETVDNEADQVAEGKIVNIEMNGLAKGETVADEADQVQVVRDKTVDNETTQLAES; encoded by the exons ATGGATGATAATGCCAAAAACCATCCTCAACGCAAACATGGGGCTGCCAAAAGCTCAAGAAGTTCACGTTCATCAATTTCTACA ATTAAGCTGCCCCCAATTACTACACCACCACGCAGACAGACTTCTCCTACAG TGAATCCATGGTTCTTCAATGATCCTGCTGCATTGCGTTTGGGACGA GGCAAACGTAGTCGCCCAAGATGTGGCATCGGCATTCTTGTCCAGTCATCCTACTCACAGAGACGTATGCTTGCCCCTCTCCCCGCCGtcatcaaaagaaacaaacaagcACCTCCACCAAAACAAAAAACTGAGTT GTCAGGCCAAATTGATGCTTTGCTTCTGAATGAAAGCAGGCCAATGACAGAACTCAGTGAGAGTATGAAAAATGGTGCTGAAGGGATGAAAGAACTAGAGTGTGACAGCAACTTGGAACCTGAAAACTTGAAACCTAGTGATACAAACAGCCAAGCCTTCAAAGATTTTGTTGCGGCTTTTGATGCCATCCCAGTTGACACGAAAAATGTGTCTTTATCAGACATCAGTGGCATCAGTGACATCTCATCTTTATGggatgatgatggtgaagaCGATGAAGATCTCGACAGTGATGATATggacgatgatgaggatgatgatttagatgatgatttagatgatgatgaagatgatgatgatgatgattttgatatggATATTGATATTGAGGATATGAGCAAAAATGTCCTTCCCAGTGTCCTACCTTCCGTTGAAGACAGGCTAGCCCCAATGCCAGCACAGTTGACTTTGGCTGCCAAGGTGAAAAGGCTGTTTCAGGGAGACGTGGAATTGGACTATCCAGCTAGCGCTAAGATTGTCAGGATCTTCACAAGCAGTACATTTACAG ACACACATCATGAGAGGAACtatttgatgaagaaaaccTACCCAGAGCTTAAGAAGTTTTGCCATGGCCTTGGCTATGAATTCCAGGTTGTTGACATGAGATGGGGAATCCGAGAATACTCAAATGATGAACATACTGCCACCGAACTTTGCTTACAAGAGTTGAAACTCTGCAAAGATCTTTCAACTGGGCCATTCTTTGTG ACGTTCTTGTCTCACAAGTATGGCTACTGTCCTCTACCGCGGGTCATTGATGGCGAAGAGTTTGAACTTTTGCTGATAGCTGTAGTAGAAGATAGTGACCATGATCTTATCAGCAA ATGGTATCAAAAGGATTACAATGTTGTCCCAGCAGCATACATCCTCCAGCCAATCAGTACGTACTACCCTGATGTTTTGGATAAAAGGAGCATCGATGTCCAGAAAGCTGCCAAAAGAAGATGGTGGGCCGACGAGGAACGAATCTCTGAAATTCTTGCCAGGGCTGCTGCACAAAAGCTACCCGATACAAAAGATATTCAGAAATACTTAATATCAG TGACTGAGAATGAAATCCGAGATGGGATCCTTGAAGCTGCAGACATCGGTGACCATTGTCTCTGGTTTTACCGAGACATAGAAGATATCTACAACCAACCCAAGAATTATGCCTTTGGGCGCTACACTG ATGTCAAAACCAATGAAGCGCAAACTGCCAAAGTGATTTATTCCCTGGAGAACCTAAAATCCAAACTTTGCTTTATAATGCCAAAGAACAATATCAAGGAGTACATTCTCAAATGGGACGAAGCAGAAG GTATCAATCCAACAAGTGTACCTGAGCATGCAAAATACCTTGAAGAACTGGCACAAGATTTTGAAAACCAAATGAAGTCTTTGATTGAGAGAGGAATTGAGAAGAAGCAAAAGATTGCCATCCATGACTCGCTGTATGAAGAGGTGTTACAGCACACAGCATTCTGTCAGGAGAAGATCAGCAAGTTTCATGGAAGGGAAGATACCATTCAG GAAATCCTGAACTACTTCGAGACTTCTGGAAAAAGCAAGCCTTTTGTTGTCCATGGAAAGTCAGGTTGTGGGAAGACATCCATAATGGCAGCTGCAGCTCAGAAAATCAAGCTGAAGCCAAGGACACTGGTTCTTCTCAG GTTTATTGGGACCACACAGGAGAGCTCAGGCATCAGACAACTACTAGTCAGTGTGATGAATCAGATGTTTAAAGTTCAAAGTAAACAACCACCAGACTTCCCAGCG GACATGAAAGGTTTGATAACGAAATTCACAGTAGCGATCCATTCCATGGCCATCTGGTTGAAGATCTGGAACTGCCAAGCTGTGATCCTGTTAGACTCCCTAGATCAGTTAAACCCAGATGATGGTGCCTTACAGTTGGCTTGGTTACCTGTGAAACTGCCGGAGCGGGTCAAGATTGTTGTGTCAACATTGCCGGACAAGGAGTATGAGTGCTTACCTCGACTTCAG GCGCTTATTCCTTCAACCAATTTCCTTGAGGTCCCAACTTTGTCAGACACCGACGTCAATGGAATCCTTCAACTCTGGTTCAACAAGACCCATCGTACCCTAACATCGGAGCAACAAGACATTCTGGCAAATGCATTCCACAAGTGTCCATTGCCTTTGTTCTTGAAGTTAAGCTTTGATGAGTCATGCCGCTGGTCATCATACTATACGCCAGATAGGACCGTATTGGAGCATACAATCAGGGAAGCCATAATCAGTCTGTTTAATCAGCTAGAAAAGAAATATGGGACACTGTTGGTCTCCAAGGCTCTACGTTATATGACATTGG CTGGGCGTAACAATGGCCTGACTGAAACTGAACTTGAAGACCTTCTGTCATGTGATGATGACATCCTCAACGATGTATACCAATACTGGACTCCGCCAATCAGACGTCTGCCTCCCCTTTTGCTTGTCCGTCTGCTGAATGATATCAGACAGTACTTAG TGACTCGAGGAGCAGATGGATTCCGGGTGGTCTACTGGTATCATCGTCAGTTCATTGAGGCTGCCCAAGAGCAATACTGCACTGTGTCTGAGGAGGACACCAAGGCGGCCCATTTTGCCATTGCAGAATACTTTCTTGGTACTTGGAGTG GGGTTCCTAAACCATACATCGATAAGAAAGGCATCCCTCATGAAGATGATCGCATCTTACCAGAACAACCAATCAAGTTCACTGAAGATCTCTACAACTATCGCAAACTCATGCTTCTGCCGACGCACTTGGCATACAGTGGAAACTTGAACTTATTGAAGACAGAGGTTCTCTGTAACTACACTTGGCTGTATGCGAAGCTGAAAGCAAAGTCACTCAG GCATGTATTGGATGATTACCAACTTGCTGCAGGCCTCTACTCCTCTGATACTGACATCCCAACAATCATGTCCATGTTGCAACTCTCCCAAGTTGTCATACAGATTGATGTAACAACCCTGGCTGGCCAAGCTGTGGGAAGAATAAAGGAA GCTGACAGCCCACACATGAAGGAGTTCCTGTCTCAGTGCTGTCAACCATCAGATCCAGGCTTCATCCCCGAGGAACCATTCCTGTTCTCTGTGGGGGGTGAGCTGGCCCACACCATCAGGCTGCACAAAGAGGACATATACAGCTTAGCAATAACTAAAGATGGGAAATATGCTATTagta CTGGCGACGAGGCCATCAAGGTGACTGCAATTTCAGACGGTACGGTGAAAAAGTCCTACACCGCAATGGTCAAGCCAACCAATCGCTCCTTCTACGACCAAGTGAGAATCTGCGGGAAAGATGGTGAACTTTTCTCGGTCCTTCTCTCACTCGGATACAACAGTAGATGCCAATTGTTTATCCTGAAGGTCGAGACTGGCGAAGTTGTACATCAGCTATCCGTGTTTACAGCATCCGTGACAACACATGTTTTTGACGATGGATGCAAATTAGCAGCATTGATTGGTAACAGCCTCTTCATCTTCGATGTATACACTGGTGAAAAAGTGAAAATCACTGACACACTTCTGGAGAAAGGACAGAAATACGGCAATGAAGATCTGATTGGAG gaaacaagaaataccTTGTCTTTTCCTGCTTAGGAACCCGATATGTCCGGATATTCGACATTGAGAAGAACGAGATAATCAAAAACGTTGAGATTTATGCCAGGGATATGAAAATAcctgaagatgatgaagaagaagacaaagggAAAGCAGATGTCAGCAATGAATCTGATGTCAACGATGAAGCAGACGTCAATGATGAAGTAGGCATCAACAATGAAGCAGGCGTCAGTGATGAAGAAGGTGTCAACAATGTAGCAGGCGTCAATGATGAAGCAGATGACAAGAAGAAAGTCAAGAATCATGATactgacgaagatgatgacgaaaacgaagatgatgatgacgactaTGACAATGTCACTATCGATGGTTTAGCAGTTACCCCCGATGAGGAGTATGTTGTCCTTGCTAATTGTTCTCTCAATGATTTGGAATATTTCTCATTGCCTGAGATGGAGAAAGTCAAGACTTATCAAG GTCATCGAAAAGACTACTCGGAGAAGTTCCAGATACTCCCAGACGGCAAACATCTCGTGCTTCCAGGGATGGAACATTCAAATGTCATCGCATGGGACCTGGTTGCCGGCACCAGGCACACCATACTTGCCCATGAGCATGCAGTCCAGTTTATCGCGGCAGTGGATATGAAAACATTTGTGACGACATCGACCGATAACTTGCTTCGGATCTGGCATCGGGAAGACACTGCTCTGCCAGTTGCTGGAGGTAAAGATGGTCCTGATAAGGAGACTGTGGCATGGAG GTTCCTAACATTGAACCCAAAGAACCCTCGCTACCTGCTGGGCAGTTACACAATTAAAGATGCCGAAGGCAAAACCAAGGACATCCAACTTTTTGTACTGGATCTGATGTCAAGGGAAATTGTTCGATCAGCTGCAATA CCTTCTAATAAATATAGTCGTTTCTATATCAATGAAGATAAGATCAGCCAGTCTCAGTTTATCAACGACCATCAATTCATAATGTGCATTGCAAGAAAGTTGGTGATCGTAAATTTGGATACATTGGAAGTTGTACGCATTTTGGATGGGTCCATTCCTAAGATCAATCACTGTGTTGGCATCATCAATGACGCTACAG aatgtatTTGTCTGAGTCGGGGTAGCAAGAACCTGAAGATCAGTAACCTGGCAACTGGAAAAACAGTTGCAATATTGAGGAACGAACTTGACAACAAAAAAGAGCCCGGTGATGCACAGAAGGAGATAAAGCTGACAAAATCtggcaaagtcaagaaaaagaaaatagttCGATATGACTCCGTTTTG ACCAATCCCAATGGTACATATGCTGTGGCTGCAACAGACGGTATGAAAACCCAACTTCATGTCTTTGATGTCGTGAACAGAAAATTTCTCCATCGCATAGATCTGAACCCGTATGCTAAAGACGTTGACATTTACCTTGAGGGCTCGCGAATATGGTCTCAGGATGGGAATCTCATGGTTGTGCAAGGTTCTGGTGTGATACGCAAGAAACATCAGCAGATTAAACCACGCTTGGAGAGCAGTGTGATGGTGTTTTATGTGTGGGATATAGCAAAAG GAGACATGTCTTCCATTCTGTATGATTGGGAGCATGGGCTGCTGCATGAGCAGAAGAAGAGAGAGAACTCCCCTGAGGCAAACTCCCTCTATGTAGCAGCCAATGACGTGGCCTATGTCTCCTGTGATGACTTCATTGTCAGAGCTCATGACATTCACTCAG GGGACCTTCTTTATCGCTTGGAAGGACATGGGTCACATGGGGCTGAAGTTATCTCTCTGTCCTTGGACCACCGACGTCTTGTCACATATAATTCTAGCTCCGAAGAGCTTGCCTGTTTTGTTTGGGACCTGGTGACACACAAGAGGTTGACAATGTTCAGGTTCGATGCTGAG ATCTCCTCTGTAGCTGCCGTTGGGCAGTGCAGTTCTCTAATCATTGCTGGTAAATCGAAACTAGACATGAAGTATATCAACCTGCATGGTGAAGGATGCCACAGCTATGAAGAGGACTTGAAAGACTTGCCAGAAATGTTCAGTGGAAAAG TGCTGAATGTCACACTAGATCCACTCACTGAGGCAGAGATTCTTCAAGCACATGAAGTTCACGAAGGTGACCTTGACAGTGATGTTGATAGTGTGTCCGGTGATGAAAGTGAAGAAGGTACTGATATAGAAGATAGCGATGAAGAGGAGGAGGTGGATGAATatggtgacgatgatgaagacgatgatgcCAATGATAAGGGAGAGGAGAAAG TAGCTCTACCACCAGGTCCCAAAATCCCAGCAAATTTGACAAAAGAAGAAGTTAGTGGCTATCAAAATCAGCTGATGGAAATGGAGAAACAAATAGAAGAAACCATGAAACTTCTGGAGGAGGCTGTGCAGAAAAAGGAGAAGGAAGAAAGAGAAAAGAGGCTAAAGGCTGTGGGAGAAGCTGGTGTGTTACCCAAAGACGGGGCTGTTGGGATGTTAACTGATGGATCAGTTAAAGACGAAGCTAGTGGCAGTAGTGACAATTATGAATTACCAAATGATGAGATTGTAAAGGAAACTGTTGACGCAGAAAGTAATGGACTTGCAAAGGGTGAAACTGTTGATAATGAAGCTGATCAGGTGGCAGAGGGTAAAATTGTTAACATAGAAATGAATGGACTTGCTAAAGGTGAAACTGTTGCTGATGAAGCTGATCAGGTACAAGTGGTAAGGGACAAAACTGTTGATAATGAAACTACTCAGTTAGCAGAGAGTTAA